A single window of Rhizobium indicum DNA harbors:
- a CDS encoding DoxX family protein — protein MQDGSAFVMLALGRLLLGGLYVAGGVQHFFVIVPLTEAIEARGVPFAKWVLVLGSVFQIVAGILLMLGLFVAAAAFGLIVFTLAATVMLLNFWDMQATARDSAINTWKTNMAIIGGLLIAAAGAM, from the coding sequence ATGCAGGATGGTTCGGCCTTCGTGATGCTTGCTCTCGGCCGCCTGCTGCTCGGCGGCCTCTATGTCGCTGGCGGCGTTCAACATTTTTTCGTCATCGTGCCGCTGACCGAGGCGATCGAAGCCCGCGGCGTTCCTTTTGCGAAATGGGTGCTGGTCTTGGGCAGCGTGTTCCAGATTGTCGCCGGCATCCTGCTGATGCTCGGCCTGTTCGTCGCGGCAGCGGCATTCGGTCTCATCGTCTTCACGCTGGCGGCCACCGTCATGCTGCTGAATTTCTGGGACATGCAGGCAACGGCGCGTGACAGCGCCATCAATACGTGGAAAACCAACATGGCGATCATCGGCGGCCTGCTGATCGCAGCCGCCGGCGCAATGTGA